ACCTATATTTTTCTTAGGGACTAAATTGGACTTTGCAATTTTTTCTGAGGGTCTACAATAAGTCTTTgactataaattataaatttgcattgattttttttccgtTGGCTATTGATAAATATGAGAGCCTGGACATCAATATTGAGATTAATGGGTAGACATCCAAAAACCTGATATTGTTGGAGGAACATATAAAACCATGGGATATATGTTTCTCTGTTTTTTAGAGTGAGTGAATGTGGAAACAAGTTAGCTAATGAGTTTTTGATTCTCCTTCTTTACATAGCAAAAGATTAACCGTGGGTGATTTCTATTAATAAACCACCCAAACATACACACATATCAATTGAGCTTACTTTCCTTCAATTTCATGTACTTGCAATGCTCTCCCAATCATTTTGagtgtttgtaattttttttttaaattcaaacatCTTCATTAGATAATAGAAGTGTTACAGACAGTAGGAATTGCAATAACAGGAAAAGCATATCCATTCCATGACTTACAACCAACTTGCATAACATAGCCAACAAACCTATATGCTAATCCATTTAAATCTCTAGAAACAATTAACTGACACACTATTAAATTCATTCATAAGTACCTTACAATCTAGAAATATCAAAGCAATACAAGCAAGTGAATTTGACCCTCTACAACACTCAACAACAGCAAGAGCATCATATTGAATAATGATGTCCTGAAGGCCTCTTTCCTTAGCTAAATTGAGACACCATCGAATGGCTAATGTTTCTGCCATGACAGGATCTGTTATCAGCTCCTCTTTCTTGCAAGTTGAGAAAAAGATGTTATCTGGAGCAACCTTAAACACGCAGCCATAAGTGGTGTATCCCttcagaaattttttatttatcatgactcacttcaatttttatttatttcaggtcaaataatctagtggttaaaaattcacttataagatgaataaatgaaaaatacaaaGTTCAAATTTCAACTCCTATATATTGAATACAATATCCATACCAATCAGGGGGCGAAACTAAGAAGAACCATGGGGTAGCATTGGCTaccccaaatttttttattttatttgaataaataagtataatttatatttaactatcccaaaaatatatatttagctaCCTCAACTAAGTTTATTTGTCATAAGTTAACTTGATAGATTTATTTCATCTTATTTTTTAGAGTTTATGTTATTTTAGCAACTACAAAGAGAATTTTGTTAgcaagaaaacataaaatagagAATATATTTCTTGCAAATTACTTGTTGcttacaattaaaaagaaaccgTTTATATTTGACCCCCTCGTAAAAAAGTTGCTAGGTTCGCCGCTGCTATCAATGATGTTGTCCTCGATTCTTTTGTGTTAACTATCTAATATCACATTCTATTTTAGGCTACACATTAGATTTAGACTAACTATTTATAACATGCTTGTAGGAGAATATAACTAAAAGATAATTGATATTTATAGCGACAAATTGCCAAGCGAAAATTTCACGATGGTCAATTTGTTAAATACCTTTCCTAAATTATAACCACATCCTCCCTTGATTTCCGGTCAAGAAGCAATTTAATTGGCCGGCACCTTTTCGTGATCAGCTCGGGATAATATTCATTGAGATGTATAGCAATGCTCTAACTAAAATGACACCGGATGAAAATTAACAAGTTCTCCCAAATTACTTGGTGGTAACATTCCCTAGCATAACTGCTATTGTTGATAAcgatgttgttgttgcattttttatttttctaaacgATCATAGCTGAACATAGTCACGCAAACAAAtcagtaaaatatatttaagttgaATTCATTACTCTAAGTTCAAAAGTACACGTCCACAAAACATAGTTTTAATAAAACAGTAATGCTATATCTCGTGTAGACAATTCACGAGAAGTGTTggaaaatttattgaatagttTGCGTTTAGTCCATGCATATATTTGGTCTTGATAACAACCATTTTCCtactttttttggttaaaaattttCACTCAAGTATGAGCTTTGGCTTTGGTGTATGTGTGTATGAAGCACTATGATAGAGGAGTGAGATATCATAAGAGTGATGGTTAAGTTTACGTGGGTGCTTGCAAGAATTTCCTAAAGAGTATTGGCTTTGAGATTAGCTGCACTAGGTAACCGATCTACTTGCTCAATGTTTTGACTTGCCAGAGTCAAATTCAGGATCGTATCTGAGGCAAGAGTAGGAGGGTGATCGTCCTAGACCCCAAAATATAAGTTTAAAATTTGGacctcaaaatataaaattaagggttcattaagtaaaaaaaatattacagaaTGCTAAAACTATAtacattttaattgaaaaatgacATATTAGGGAATTGAATATCGCATTTCCTAACGTAATAAAAACTATCATCttcaagaaaattattttcacactttagaaattcattctttttttgaTATATACTTATCAGTTAAAGCCTAAATTGTAGGTTTATGCGTAAGCCACCTGAATCTTATAAATGACTCTAGTCAAATTCGATAAGTTTAATTGCtctctaatttttaataaatactaaaatttcTCCCttacattttcaaattaaaaaaccaCTCGAGGGAACAACTTACCAATAAAAAATTGGGTCCGCCTACTAAAATACACAAATAGATTAATTTAaagcatgaatttgatgataaccatactaaacaaattatgatTCCAGAAATGTAgtaatttataattgttttattcCCAATAATAACAGATGAGAGAATTGAGCTCATTAAACATATATGATAtggtaatataatatatttccaCTTGCAAGCATGGAGTAAAAGCGTTGTCGCTCTCATAACTAAACTAAATTGAATATATTTCTACTCTGTTAAAATAAGAATCACATAATGATACAATCAACATTATTTTTGCTAGAAAAATAACTTTAGCTACATCTATGATGATGGGCTAGGTGAAGGTGAATCAGGCGATTCAGCAGGTGAATTTGGTGATTCAAGAGGCGAATTGGACGATCTAGGATGAGAATTTCGCGATTCAGACGGTGAACTTGGTGATGCTGGAGGCAAAGTGGGTGATTCAGGAGGTGAGCTTGGTGATTCTTGAGGTGGACTAGACATTTTAGGATTTGGAGGTGTACTTGGTGTATCCGGCCATTCAAGTATGTCGGGCCATCCAGGAATAATTGGAATATCGGGCCATCCAGGTATGATTGGAATATCGGGCCATCCATGTATGTCTTGACAAGGATGaattaattacaaatttttaaagcataaaaaactataaaaaaatggaaaatttcgacataaaaattgaattatgaatttattaaacaattcataattaatttttctctcgtttaaaaactttaaaatttaatgGTGTAGGTCCTTATGATGTTataaacatgataaaaaaaaaattagagaatgAAACTTGACCCATAAGTATATGCTTACTcgaaataaaatttcaattttccatgttttagttgaaaaatcaaaatatatcgAGGCATAGTAAGTAGGGGTGGGAACAAGTTAGGCCTACGATGGCCTACGACATAGCCTATTTAAAGCCTAGATCAACCCAACTCGTTTAATAAAAAGGTTAGACTAAAACTTTTTTACGAagtctatttaattaaataggcGAGGCTAAAGCTTACAAAAAAGCCTATTAAACCCGTTTGGCCGACTTATTAAGCATTTTATCTATAATATACTTCCATTATTGACATTGTTGAAGTTTTTTCTCAAACCTAAGCCTtcatatgatttggttatttagTAGCATACGTATTAGTGTGATTAGGGTTGTGtaagattttgttatttaatAACAGACCTATTTATGTGTGTTTAGGCCTTCATGAGTTTTACCTATTTAGTAGTATGCTTATAGATATTGTTAGACTGTAGTgtaaaataaacttttaaataagcttttatgctTCATCAAACCTTTAAAAAGGTcagacaaaatttaaaaaatgaatatatgatAGATAATAGGCATACAAAATCTGGTCCGACCTATATTATTTTCACTCATAACAACATTAAGAATGCtacaaaaaaaactcaaaattccGTTTCTAGATAGAAATTTTCTTCCTTCTTgaaatcttttaattttatgccaatattaaatttttcaacTAAGAATCATTTTTTCAGTTTTCATACacttccctctctctctctcctcctcctcctcaaaGAACTTCACCGTCACCATCCAtcgcctctctctctctctctctctctcacaacTTTTTTGATATCCATCGCCCTCCCTCGCCGTCGCCGGAGACTCTTCTGAATCAGGGTTTAAATTGGGGTTTAATGGTCAGCCCCTTCCTATACGAAAGTTGGATCGGAGACACTGTCTGACCTCAACTAACCGCCGGAAATTTCGCCGGAGTTGGTCATCGGCCTCCAGAAACTGTAAGAATTCCTTCACATTTTCTTCTGTAGCGCGCGAATCAATGGTCTAATTGTGTTACTAATAGATATGAATCAATCCTCAATACATGTAATTTACTTACTTTTACATATTCCAATCAATGGTTCCGAAACATTTATCTTTCTGTTACAATGAATGAAGAACTAATTTATCTCTGTATGAAAATGTCACATcaatttgagttttatttttgtcaggGACGTGCCCCAGAAAATTCTGAAGGATCAAATTGGGTTAACTTTTCATTAACTATATAAAAACGGTATTGTTGAGTTTCTTCGTTAAATACAACATTCCAGCATGGGAAAAGAGAAATTAAGCTTCAAAGAACTCGACGACTCTAGTGGCCCCAAAACAACTCTCTGGTGGTTTTTTCTGTTAGCTGCCTGTATAAAAGTTCTCCTTTTTCCGTCTTACCGTAGTACAGACTTTGAGGTGCACCGCAATTGGCTGGCATTGACACATTCACTCCCTCTTTCACAGTGGTACTTTGACGAGACCAGTCCATGGACTCTAGATTACCCGCCATTCTTTGCATATTTCGAACACTTTCTATCCATTTTTGCTCATCTTGTTGATCCTAAAATAGTGCACCTTCAGGAGGGTTTGAATTATAGCTCCAATACAGTGGTTTATTTCCAAAGATTTACTGTAATACTTTCTGATTTGTGTCTTCTTTATGGGGTTTATAGAATTACTAGGAAATTGGATTCGAGAAAGCAAAAGTTGATTTGGTCATTGGTTATTTGGTCACCGATGCTTTTAATTGTGGACCATGTGCATTTCCAATACAATGGATTTCTCATTGGGATTTTGTTGATTTCACTTTCGTATTTGGAGGAAGGAAGGGATTTGTTAGGTGGATTTGTTTTTGCTGTTCTTCTGTGCTTTAAACATTTATTTGCAGTGGCAGCGCctgtgtattttatttatttgttgagGCACTATCGTAAAAGGCTTTAGTCGACTCTTGATTATGGGAGGTTTGGTTGCAGTGGTGTTTGCATCTGCATTCGGGCCGTTTTTCCACCTTGGACAGGTAAATATTTTTAGGTTACTTCATCTTTGCTCATTAATGTGCTCATATTTGATGTTGTTCCCCCCTTGCTTGTAAATACGTTCGCTAAATTGATGGCTATTATCTGAAATAAGCTTTATAGGAATTTTAGTGGTTTTCTTGATTACCATACTTTGTTTTGTGGATATCGGGTATGTAGGACGACAACCTCTGCATGTTCTGATGagcaaaatttgaaattaaaaatgaagCCCTATGGGAAATGATATGGTGGATGAATGTTAAGGAACATTAAGTTACATCATGGCACTTCGTAGTTACATGATTCAAGACTATGTCATGCCAAAACAGGCCCTACTCAATGGGAATAAGGCTTATTGATGTTCAAATACTATGTTATTACTCaattattcatattcatattctaTTAATAAGACTGGGTTTGTACTGGCAGTACTAGTGCCTGACCTGATTTCAAGTATAAATAGGAATATTAGTTTATGCTATTGTATTACATTGAAACCAatcaatcacatattcattACCATTATCCATTTTTCTCCCATTTATTGGTCACTTACTTCGCATTCGAACCCTGCAAGTTCAGCAGTTTTCACTAAGGTCTCTTGTGAATGTGTGGGAATTGGGATATAACACAACATTTGATTGTTAACCACAGAAATAAATGTTcgaagatatgaaagttgtttgGGGTAAAATCATAACTGTAAGCACTTCCAATTAGCCATAACAAGAAACCTAAATTAAATAACCTTGGGAGTTATGTATCCAGATAAGATTAGTGCATTACAAAGTGTTATACTATCTTTTCTCTAGTTTTCCAATTGTGAACAACCGACTTTGCATGCTCATGTGTGATTGAATGACATTTATCCCTCGTTAAATTCTTGTATTACTTCATTTCACCGAGTAAAAGTGAATAATTTCATATACTCATTTTTTTGGATCATTCAAATTATGAATTGCAGATACAACAAGTCATACAACGATTGTTTCCATTTGGCAGGGGGCTTTGCCATGCATACTGGGCCCCAAATTTTTGGGTGTTCTACATCATGTCAGACAAAGGACTCGCCTTTATACTCAGAAAACTTGGGTTTAATATCCAGACACCAGCAGCTTCATTCACTGCAGGGCTAGTAGGTGATTCCTCACCTTTTAGCGTTCTACCTCGGGTAAGTTTTACGTTCATGTTTTTCTGTTCTCTGAATAAATTTGTTAGTTGCTAAATAGAGAAAAAAGCACACAAGGGATTATTATCACCTATGTTAAACTGATCCCATTCTTGCAATAGAATAGAATACATAATTTGAATGCCTTATTTGCTGCCTGCTTTTCATTAGTATTAGGAGAACGCTGTTGTTATATTTAATCACTTCAAGATTGTAATCATGCACCATGACCATGTCATacagattgaatttttttatcttgttgaaaAGTATAACTGATTTACAGATTGACCCTCATCTcattttctaagaatagaaaTATAGATTTATAAATGTAAATTGTCACATCGCAGCCGAAAGTTGGTAACTCAAAATAGCTACAGTTCAACATCAAAGTATGACATTCGTGAAACATTATAATTGGTGGTAGTTGAACGCATAATTTTAGTTCATTTTACGTACTCTAAGCTAGCCGTTGCAACACCTGAGATGTTgctgttcaattgttgttagtTACTGAGCTTGATCATTGGTTGTTCATATTGACCAAAAATAgaaacattgataaaaaaatataagagcAAACTCTCAATTTTGCACCCAACAAAATCGAGacgttataaatataaatgttcaAATGACAGGCAGAACTTGGTAGCTCAAAATGGACATCAGGCTTATGTTAAATATTACATTATAATAGGTAGTAGAATGCATAATATTATCTTTTACATTTTACACATTTTTGGCCAGCTGTTGCGACTTCCCAGATGTATTCAATTGACATCTGCAACTGAGCTTGATAACTGGTTAATGTCTGTGTttagttttaagttttaacacTTCGCTTTTTGTCATTCAAATGTTTCATTAAAATATTCACTTTCTTGTAAACTAATATGCAGATCACTCCATCCGTGACATTTATAATGGTTCTGCTTGCCTTATCTCCTTGTCTTTTCAAGGCTTGGAAGAATCCACAGCCACAAAAGATTACTAGATGGATATCATATGCGTATACCTGTGGTTTTCTTTTTGGGTGGCATGTGCATGAGAAGGCATCACTCCATTTTGTAATTCCACTCGCCTTTGTTGCAGCACAAACCCCGGAGGATGCAAAGCATTACTTTTTGTTGTCAATAGGTATGCTGTTAATGCTCGTTAATTTGTTTGCTAACTTATgaggttttctttttcttcagttttttttctttaatatgaAAGTAACATGAACAAAAGCATGTCATTTATGCCCTAAGCTTTCTTATTCCCATTGGTAATTTCATTGATAATTTTATCGAAAATGAGGTCCATaaccaaattattaaaataaagtttGGAGTCTTA
Above is a genomic segment from Medicago truncatula cultivar Jemalong A17 chromosome 5, MtrunA17r5.0-ANR, whole genome shotgun sequence containing:
- the LOC11426681 gene encoding LOW QUALITY PROTEIN: probable dolichyl pyrophosphate Glc1Man9GlcNAc2 alpha-1,3-glucosyltransferase (The sequence of the model RefSeq protein was modified relative to this genomic sequence to represent the inferred CDS: inserted 2 bases in 1 codon); translation: MGKEKLSFKELDDSSGPKTTLWWFFLLAACIKVLLFPSYRSTDFEVHRNWLALTHSLPLSQWYFDETSPWTLDYPPFFAYFEHFLSIFAHLVDPKIVHLQEGLNYSSNTVVYFQRFTVILSDLCLLYGVYRITRKLDSRKQKLIWSLVIWSPMLLIVDHVHFQYNGFLIGILLISLSYLEEGRDLLGGFVFAVLLCFKHLFAVAAPVYFIYLLRHYXVKGFSRLLIMGGLVAVVFASAFGPFFHLGQIQQVIQRLFPFGRGLCHAYWAPNFWVFYIMSDKGLAFILRKLGFNIQTPAASFTAGLVGDSSPFSVLPRITPSVTFIMVLLALSPCLFKAWKNPQPQKITRWISYAYTCGFLFGWHVHEKASLHFVIPLAFVAAQTPEDAKHYFLLSIVSCYSLFPLLFEAQEYPIKILLLLLHSILMWSGFSAQFYDSAETGVSTAHTKKKAGQFESKGSLSADVRNNGFVIGLIEKIYLVGLVVVEIWGQVLHPLLLGDKLAFLPLMLISVYCALGIMYSWIWQLRSIVKSH